One window of the Saccopteryx bilineata isolate mSacBil1 chromosome 2, mSacBil1_pri_phased_curated, whole genome shotgun sequence genome contains the following:
- the SLC25A39 gene encoding mitochondrial glutathione transporter SLC25A39 isoform X1: MANEDPGGISPLQQMVASGTGAIVTSLFMTPLDVVKIRLQSQRPSLTNKLIPPARRWSLSYAKLPSLRPTGKCLLYCSDVLEPLYLCPNGARCATWFQDPTRFTGTMDAFVKIVRHEGTRTLWSGLPATLVMTVPATAIYFTAYDQLKAFLCGRTLTSDIYVPMVAGALARLGTVTVISPLELVRTKLQAQHVSYRELGACVRAAVAQGGWRSLWLGWGPTALRDVPFSALYWFNYELMKSWLSGLRPKDQTSVGISFVAGGISGTVAAILTLPFDVVKTQRQVALGAVEAVRVPPLHANSTWLLLRRILAESGTRGLFAGFLPRIIKAAPSCAIMISTYELGKSFFQRLNLEQSLGQ, from the exons ATGGCTAATGAGGACCCTGGGGGCATTAGCccccttcaacaaatggtggcctcaggcactggggcTATAGTCACCTCCCTCTTCA TGACCCCTCTGGACGTGGTGAAGATTCGCCTGCAGTCTCAACGCCCCTCATTGACCAACA AGCTGATTCCTCCTGCCAGACGCTGGAGCCTCTCTTACGCCAAAT tGCCCTCTCTCCGACCCACAGGGAAGTGCCTCCTGTACTGCAGCGATGTCCTGGAGCCCCTGTATCTGTGCCCAAATGGTGCCCGCTGTGCCACCTGGTTTCAGGACCCCACTCGCTTCACTGGTACCATG GATGCCTTTGTGAAGATTGTGAGACACGAGGGCACTAGGACCCTGTGGAGTGGCCTCCCAGCCACCCT GGTGATGACTGTGCCAGCCACTGCCATCTACTTCACCGCCTACGACCAACTCAAGGCCTTCCTGTGTGGTCGAACCCTGACCTCTGACATCTATGTGCCCATGGTGGCTGGTGCACTGGCCCGCT TGGGCACCGTGACTGTGATCAGCCCCCTAGAGCTGGTACGGACGAAGCTGCAGGCTCAGCATGTATCATACCGGGAGTTGGGCGCCTGTGTCCGAGCTGCTGTGGCTCAGGGTGGCTGGCGCTCACTGTGGCTGGGCTGGGGCCCCACTGCTCTTCGGGATGTGCCCTTTTCAG CCCTGTATTGGTTCAACTATGAGCTGATGAAGAGCTGGTTGAGTGGGCTCAGGCCAAAGGACCAGACGTCAGTGGGCATCAGCTTTGTGGCTGGTGGCATCTCAGGGACG GTGGCGGCCATCCTGACTCTACCCTTTGATGTGGTGAAGACTCAACGTCAGGTTGCTCTGGGGGCCGTGGAGGCTGTGAGAG TGCCGCCCCTGCACGCGAACTCCACCTGGCTGCTGCTGCGCAGGATCCTGGCGGAGTCTGGCACCAGAGGACTCTTCGCAG GCTTCCTCCCGAGGATCATCAAGGCCGCCCCCTCCTGTGCCATCATGATCAGCACATACGAGTTGGGCAAAAGCTTTTTTCAGAGGCTCAACCTGGAACAGTCTCTGGGCCAGTAA
- the SLC25A39 gene encoding mitochondrial glutathione transporter SLC25A39 isoform X2 produces MANEDPGGISPLQQMVASGTGAIVTSLFMTPLDVVKIRLQSQRPSLTNKLIPPARRWSLSYAKWKCLLYCSDVLEPLYLCPNGARCATWFQDPTRFTGTMDAFVKIVRHEGTRTLWSGLPATLVMTVPATAIYFTAYDQLKAFLCGRTLTSDIYVPMVAGALARLGTVTVISPLELVRTKLQAQHVSYRELGACVRAAVAQGGWRSLWLGWGPTALRDVPFSALYWFNYELMKSWLSGLRPKDQTSVGISFVAGGISGTVAAILTLPFDVVKTQRQVALGAVEAVRVPPLHANSTWLLLRRILAESGTRGLFAGFLPRIIKAAPSCAIMISTYELGKSFFQRLNLEQSLGQ; encoded by the exons ATGGCTAATGAGGACCCTGGGGGCATTAGCccccttcaacaaatggtggcctcaggcactggggcTATAGTCACCTCCCTCTTCA TGACCCCTCTGGACGTGGTGAAGATTCGCCTGCAGTCTCAACGCCCCTCATTGACCAACA AGCTGATTCCTCCTGCCAGACGCTGGAGCCTCTCTTACGCCAAAT GGAAGTGCCTCCTGTACTGCAGCGATGTCCTGGAGCCCCTGTATCTGTGCCCAAATGGTGCCCGCTGTGCCACCTGGTTTCAGGACCCCACTCGCTTCACTGGTACCATG GATGCCTTTGTGAAGATTGTGAGACACGAGGGCACTAGGACCCTGTGGAGTGGCCTCCCAGCCACCCT GGTGATGACTGTGCCAGCCACTGCCATCTACTTCACCGCCTACGACCAACTCAAGGCCTTCCTGTGTGGTCGAACCCTGACCTCTGACATCTATGTGCCCATGGTGGCTGGTGCACTGGCCCGCT TGGGCACCGTGACTGTGATCAGCCCCCTAGAGCTGGTACGGACGAAGCTGCAGGCTCAGCATGTATCATACCGGGAGTTGGGCGCCTGTGTCCGAGCTGCTGTGGCTCAGGGTGGCTGGCGCTCACTGTGGCTGGGCTGGGGCCCCACTGCTCTTCGGGATGTGCCCTTTTCAG CCCTGTATTGGTTCAACTATGAGCTGATGAAGAGCTGGTTGAGTGGGCTCAGGCCAAAGGACCAGACGTCAGTGGGCATCAGCTTTGTGGCTGGTGGCATCTCAGGGACG GTGGCGGCCATCCTGACTCTACCCTTTGATGTGGTGAAGACTCAACGTCAGGTTGCTCTGGGGGCCGTGGAGGCTGTGAGAG TGCCGCCCCTGCACGCGAACTCCACCTGGCTGCTGCTGCGCAGGATCCTGGCGGAGTCTGGCACCAGAGGACTCTTCGCAG GCTTCCTCCCGAGGATCATCAAGGCCGCCCCCTCCTGTGCCATCATGATCAGCACATACGAGTTGGGCAAAAGCTTTTTTCAGAGGCTCAACCTGGAACAGTCTCTGGGCCAGTAA
- the RUNDC3A gene encoding RUN domain-containing protein 3A isoform X1, which produces MEASFVQTTMALGLSSKKASSRNVAVERRNLITVCRFSVKTLLEKYTAEPIDDSSEEFVNFAAILEQILSHRFKACAPAGPVSWFSSDGQRGFWDYIRLACSKVPNNCVSSIENMENISTARAKGRAWIRVALMEKRMSEYITTALRDTRTTRRFYDSGAIMLREEATVLTGMLIGLSAIDFSFCLKGEVLDGKTPVVIDYTPYLKFTQSYDYLTDEEERHSAESSTSEDNSPEHPYLPLVTDEDSWYNKWHKMEQKFRIVYAQKGYLEELVRLRESQLKDLEAENRRLQRQLEEAAAQNQREKRELEGVILELQEQLTGLIPGDHAPVVQGSKELTTSLVNQWSSLGTLNGAEGVSNPKLYRRHSFMSTEPLSVEASLSSDSQRLGEGKQDEEPWGPIGKDPTPSMLGLCGSLASIPSCKSLASFKSNECLVSDSPEGSPALSPS; this is translated from the exons ATGGAAGCGAGCTTCGTCCAGACCACCATGGCTCTGGGGCTGTCCTCAAAGAAAGCATCTTCCCGCAATGTGGCCGTGGAACGTAGGAACCTGATTACCGTGTGCAG GTTCTCTGTGAAAACCCTGCTGGAGAAGTACACAGCAGAGCCCATCGATGACTCATCTGAGGAGTTTGTGAATTTTGCAGCCATCTTAGAGCAGATCCTCAGCCATCGTTTCAAAG CCTGTGCCCCAGCAGGTCCAGTGAGCTGGTTCAGCTCAGATGGGCAGCGGGGCTTCTGGGACTATATCCGGCTGGCCTGCAGCAAAGTGCCCAACAACTGTGTGAGCAGCATTGAGAACATGGAGAACATCAGCACAGCTCGAGCCAAG GGCCGAGCATGGATCCGGGTAGCACTGATGGAGAAGCGCATGTCGGAATACATCACCACAGCTCTGCGGGACACTCGGACCACCAG ACGTTTCTATGACTCAGGAGCCATCATGTTAAGGGAGGAAGCGACTGTTCTCACCGGGATGCTGATAGGACTGAGCGCCATAGACTTCAG CTTCTGCCTAAAGGGTGAAGTGCTGGACGGGAAGACCCCCGTGGTCATCGATTACACGCCCTACCTAAAGTTCACCCAGAG CTACGACTACCTGACTGATGAGGAGGAGCGGCACAGCGCAGAGAGCAGCACCAGCGAGGACAACTCGCCCGAGCACCCGTACCTGCCGCTCGTCACCGACGAGGACAGCTGGTACAACAAGTGGCACAAGATGGAACAGAAGTTCCGCATCGTCTATGCGCAGAAG GGCTACCTGGAGGAGCTGGTGCGTCTGCGCGAGTCGCAGCTGAAGGACCTGGAGGCGGAGAACCGACGGCTACAGCGGCAACTGGAGGAGGCGGCCGCACAGAACCAGCGCGAGAAGCGGGAGCTGGAAGGCGTGATCCTGGAGCTGCAGGAGCAGCT GACAGGTCTGATCCCTGGTGACCACGCTCCCGTGGTCCAGGGTTCCAAGGAACTCACCACATCCCTGGTCAACCAATGGTCGTCACTGGGAACGCTCAATGGGGCTGAGGGTGTCAGCAACCCCAAGCTCTACCGGAG ACACAGTTTCATGAGCACGGAGCCGCTATCAGTTGAAGCCAGTCTGAGCTCAGACTCCCAGCGCCTGGGAGAGGGCAAGCAGGACGAGGAGCCCTGGGGCCCCATCG GGAAGGACCCCACGCCCTCCATGCTGGGCCTCTgcggctccctggcctccatcccCAGCTGCAAGTCCCTGGCGAGCTTCAAATCCAACGAGTGCCTGGTGAGCGACAGTCCTGAGGGCAGCCCAGCACTGAGCCCTAGCTGA
- the RUNDC3A gene encoding RUN domain-containing protein 3A isoform X3, whose protein sequence is MEASFVQTTMALGLSSKKASSRNVAVERRNLITVCRFSVKTLLEKYTAEPIDDSSEEFVNFAAILEQILSHRFKGPVSWFSSDGQRGFWDYIRLACSKVPNNCVSSIENMENISTARAKGRAWIRVALMEKRMSEYITTALRDTRTTRRFYDSGAIMLREEATVLTGMLIGLSAIDFSFCLKGEVLDGKTPVVIDYTPYLKFTQSYDYLTDEEERHSAESSTSEDNSPEHPYLPLVTDEDSWYNKWHKMEQKFRIVYAQKGYLEELVRLRESQLKDLEAENRRLQRQLEEAAAQNQREKRELEGVILELQEQLTGLIPGDHAPVVQGSKELTTSLVNQWSSLGTLNGAEGVSNPKLYRRHSFMSTEPLSVEASLSSDSQRLGEGKQDEEPWGPIGKDPTPSMLGLCGSLASIPSCKSLASFKSNECLVSDSPEGSPALSPS, encoded by the exons ATGGAAGCGAGCTTCGTCCAGACCACCATGGCTCTGGGGCTGTCCTCAAAGAAAGCATCTTCCCGCAATGTGGCCGTGGAACGTAGGAACCTGATTACCGTGTGCAG GTTCTCTGTGAAAACCCTGCTGGAGAAGTACACAGCAGAGCCCATCGATGACTCATCTGAGGAGTTTGTGAATTTTGCAGCCATCTTAGAGCAGATCCTCAGCCATCGTTTCAAAG GTCCAGTGAGCTGGTTCAGCTCAGATGGGCAGCGGGGCTTCTGGGACTATATCCGGCTGGCCTGCAGCAAAGTGCCCAACAACTGTGTGAGCAGCATTGAGAACATGGAGAACATCAGCACAGCTCGAGCCAAG GGCCGAGCATGGATCCGGGTAGCACTGATGGAGAAGCGCATGTCGGAATACATCACCACAGCTCTGCGGGACACTCGGACCACCAG ACGTTTCTATGACTCAGGAGCCATCATGTTAAGGGAGGAAGCGACTGTTCTCACCGGGATGCTGATAGGACTGAGCGCCATAGACTTCAG CTTCTGCCTAAAGGGTGAAGTGCTGGACGGGAAGACCCCCGTGGTCATCGATTACACGCCCTACCTAAAGTTCACCCAGAG CTACGACTACCTGACTGATGAGGAGGAGCGGCACAGCGCAGAGAGCAGCACCAGCGAGGACAACTCGCCCGAGCACCCGTACCTGCCGCTCGTCACCGACGAGGACAGCTGGTACAACAAGTGGCACAAGATGGAACAGAAGTTCCGCATCGTCTATGCGCAGAAG GGCTACCTGGAGGAGCTGGTGCGTCTGCGCGAGTCGCAGCTGAAGGACCTGGAGGCGGAGAACCGACGGCTACAGCGGCAACTGGAGGAGGCGGCCGCACAGAACCAGCGCGAGAAGCGGGAGCTGGAAGGCGTGATCCTGGAGCTGCAGGAGCAGCT GACAGGTCTGATCCCTGGTGACCACGCTCCCGTGGTCCAGGGTTCCAAGGAACTCACCACATCCCTGGTCAACCAATGGTCGTCACTGGGAACGCTCAATGGGGCTGAGGGTGTCAGCAACCCCAAGCTCTACCGGAG ACACAGTTTCATGAGCACGGAGCCGCTATCAGTTGAAGCCAGTCTGAGCTCAGACTCCCAGCGCCTGGGAGAGGGCAAGCAGGACGAGGAGCCCTGGGGCCCCATCG GGAAGGACCCCACGCCCTCCATGCTGGGCCTCTgcggctccctggcctccatcccCAGCTGCAAGTCCCTGGCGAGCTTCAAATCCAACGAGTGCCTGGTGAGCGACAGTCCTGAGGGCAGCCCAGCACTGAGCCCTAGCTGA
- the RUNDC3A gene encoding RUN domain-containing protein 3A isoform X2: MEASFVQTTMALGLSSKKASSRNVAVERRNLITVCRFSVKTLLEKYTAEPIDDSSEEFVNFAAILEQILSHRFKAGPVSWFSSDGQRGFWDYIRLACSKVPNNCVSSIENMENISTARAKGRAWIRVALMEKRMSEYITTALRDTRTTRRFYDSGAIMLREEATVLTGMLIGLSAIDFSFCLKGEVLDGKTPVVIDYTPYLKFTQSYDYLTDEEERHSAESSTSEDNSPEHPYLPLVTDEDSWYNKWHKMEQKFRIVYAQKGYLEELVRLRESQLKDLEAENRRLQRQLEEAAAQNQREKRELEGVILELQEQLTGLIPGDHAPVVQGSKELTTSLVNQWSSLGTLNGAEGVSNPKLYRRHSFMSTEPLSVEASLSSDSQRLGEGKQDEEPWGPIGKDPTPSMLGLCGSLASIPSCKSLASFKSNECLVSDSPEGSPALSPS, encoded by the exons ATGGAAGCGAGCTTCGTCCAGACCACCATGGCTCTGGGGCTGTCCTCAAAGAAAGCATCTTCCCGCAATGTGGCCGTGGAACGTAGGAACCTGATTACCGTGTGCAG GTTCTCTGTGAAAACCCTGCTGGAGAAGTACACAGCAGAGCCCATCGATGACTCATCTGAGGAGTTTGTGAATTTTGCAGCCATCTTAGAGCAGATCCTCAGCCATCGTTTCAAAG CAGGTCCAGTGAGCTGGTTCAGCTCAGATGGGCAGCGGGGCTTCTGGGACTATATCCGGCTGGCCTGCAGCAAAGTGCCCAACAACTGTGTGAGCAGCATTGAGAACATGGAGAACATCAGCACAGCTCGAGCCAAG GGCCGAGCATGGATCCGGGTAGCACTGATGGAGAAGCGCATGTCGGAATACATCACCACAGCTCTGCGGGACACTCGGACCACCAG ACGTTTCTATGACTCAGGAGCCATCATGTTAAGGGAGGAAGCGACTGTTCTCACCGGGATGCTGATAGGACTGAGCGCCATAGACTTCAG CTTCTGCCTAAAGGGTGAAGTGCTGGACGGGAAGACCCCCGTGGTCATCGATTACACGCCCTACCTAAAGTTCACCCAGAG CTACGACTACCTGACTGATGAGGAGGAGCGGCACAGCGCAGAGAGCAGCACCAGCGAGGACAACTCGCCCGAGCACCCGTACCTGCCGCTCGTCACCGACGAGGACAGCTGGTACAACAAGTGGCACAAGATGGAACAGAAGTTCCGCATCGTCTATGCGCAGAAG GGCTACCTGGAGGAGCTGGTGCGTCTGCGCGAGTCGCAGCTGAAGGACCTGGAGGCGGAGAACCGACGGCTACAGCGGCAACTGGAGGAGGCGGCCGCACAGAACCAGCGCGAGAAGCGGGAGCTGGAAGGCGTGATCCTGGAGCTGCAGGAGCAGCT GACAGGTCTGATCCCTGGTGACCACGCTCCCGTGGTCCAGGGTTCCAAGGAACTCACCACATCCCTGGTCAACCAATGGTCGTCACTGGGAACGCTCAATGGGGCTGAGGGTGTCAGCAACCCCAAGCTCTACCGGAG ACACAGTTTCATGAGCACGGAGCCGCTATCAGTTGAAGCCAGTCTGAGCTCAGACTCCCAGCGCCTGGGAGAGGGCAAGCAGGACGAGGAGCCCTGGGGCCCCATCG GGAAGGACCCCACGCCCTCCATGCTGGGCCTCTgcggctccctggcctccatcccCAGCTGCAAGTCCCTGGCGAGCTTCAAATCCAACGAGTGCCTGGTGAGCGACAGTCCTGAGGGCAGCCCAGCACTGAGCCCTAGCTGA
- the RUNDC3A gene encoding RUN domain-containing protein 3A isoform X4 gives MEASFVQTTMALGLSSKKASSRNVAVERRNLITVCRFSVKTLLEKYTAEPIDDSSEEFVNFAAILEQILSHRFKACAPAGPVSWFSSDGQRGFWDYIRLACSKVPNNCVSSIENMENISTARAKGRAWIRVALMEKRMSEYITTALRDTRTTRRFYDSGAIMLREEATVLTGMLIGLSAIDFSFCLKGEVLDGKTPVVIDYTPYLKFTQSYDYLTDEEERHSAESSTSEDNSPEHPYLPLVTDEDSWYNKWHKMEQKFRIVYAQKGYLEELVRLRESQLKDLEAENRRLQRQLEEAAAQNQREKRELEGVILELQEQLTGLIPGDHAPVVQGSKELTTSLVNQWSSLGTLNGAEGVSNPKLYRRHSFMSTEPLSVEASLSSDSQRLGEGKQDEEPWGPIGSSEPN, from the exons ATGGAAGCGAGCTTCGTCCAGACCACCATGGCTCTGGGGCTGTCCTCAAAGAAAGCATCTTCCCGCAATGTGGCCGTGGAACGTAGGAACCTGATTACCGTGTGCAG GTTCTCTGTGAAAACCCTGCTGGAGAAGTACACAGCAGAGCCCATCGATGACTCATCTGAGGAGTTTGTGAATTTTGCAGCCATCTTAGAGCAGATCCTCAGCCATCGTTTCAAAG CCTGTGCCCCAGCAGGTCCAGTGAGCTGGTTCAGCTCAGATGGGCAGCGGGGCTTCTGGGACTATATCCGGCTGGCCTGCAGCAAAGTGCCCAACAACTGTGTGAGCAGCATTGAGAACATGGAGAACATCAGCACAGCTCGAGCCAAG GGCCGAGCATGGATCCGGGTAGCACTGATGGAGAAGCGCATGTCGGAATACATCACCACAGCTCTGCGGGACACTCGGACCACCAG ACGTTTCTATGACTCAGGAGCCATCATGTTAAGGGAGGAAGCGACTGTTCTCACCGGGATGCTGATAGGACTGAGCGCCATAGACTTCAG CTTCTGCCTAAAGGGTGAAGTGCTGGACGGGAAGACCCCCGTGGTCATCGATTACACGCCCTACCTAAAGTTCACCCAGAG CTACGACTACCTGACTGATGAGGAGGAGCGGCACAGCGCAGAGAGCAGCACCAGCGAGGACAACTCGCCCGAGCACCCGTACCTGCCGCTCGTCACCGACGAGGACAGCTGGTACAACAAGTGGCACAAGATGGAACAGAAGTTCCGCATCGTCTATGCGCAGAAG GGCTACCTGGAGGAGCTGGTGCGTCTGCGCGAGTCGCAGCTGAAGGACCTGGAGGCGGAGAACCGACGGCTACAGCGGCAACTGGAGGAGGCGGCCGCACAGAACCAGCGCGAGAAGCGGGAGCTGGAAGGCGTGATCCTGGAGCTGCAGGAGCAGCT GACAGGTCTGATCCCTGGTGACCACGCTCCCGTGGTCCAGGGTTCCAAGGAACTCACCACATCCCTGGTCAACCAATGGTCGTCACTGGGAACGCTCAATGGGGCTGAGGGTGTCAGCAACCCCAAGCTCTACCGGAG ACACAGTTTCATGAGCACGGAGCCGCTATCAGTTGAAGCCAGTCTGAGCTCAGACTCCCAGCGCCTGGGAGAGGGCAAGCAGGACGAGGAGCCCTGGGGCCCCATCG GAAGCTCAGAACCAAATTAG
- the RUNDC3A gene encoding RUN domain-containing protein 3A isoform X5, whose translation MEASFVQTTMALGLSSKKASSRNVAVERRNLITVCRFSVKTLLEKYTAEPIDDSSEEFVNFAAILEQILSHRFKGPVSWFSSDGQRGFWDYIRLACSKVPNNCVSSIENMENISTARAKGRAWIRVALMEKRMSEYITTALRDTRTTRRFYDSGAIMLREEATVLTGMLIGLSAIDFSFCLKGEVLDGKTPVVIDYTPYLKFTQSYDYLTDEEERHSAESSTSEDNSPEHPYLPLVTDEDSWYNKWHKMEQKFRIVYAQKGYLEELVRLRESQLKDLEAENRRLQRQLEEAAAQNQREKRELEGVILELQEQLTGLIPGDHAPVVQGSKELTTSLVNQWSSLGTLNGAEGVSNPKLYRRHSFMSTEPLSVEASLSSDSQRLGEGKQDEEPWGPIGSSEPN comes from the exons ATGGAAGCGAGCTTCGTCCAGACCACCATGGCTCTGGGGCTGTCCTCAAAGAAAGCATCTTCCCGCAATGTGGCCGTGGAACGTAGGAACCTGATTACCGTGTGCAG GTTCTCTGTGAAAACCCTGCTGGAGAAGTACACAGCAGAGCCCATCGATGACTCATCTGAGGAGTTTGTGAATTTTGCAGCCATCTTAGAGCAGATCCTCAGCCATCGTTTCAAAG GTCCAGTGAGCTGGTTCAGCTCAGATGGGCAGCGGGGCTTCTGGGACTATATCCGGCTGGCCTGCAGCAAAGTGCCCAACAACTGTGTGAGCAGCATTGAGAACATGGAGAACATCAGCACAGCTCGAGCCAAG GGCCGAGCATGGATCCGGGTAGCACTGATGGAGAAGCGCATGTCGGAATACATCACCACAGCTCTGCGGGACACTCGGACCACCAG ACGTTTCTATGACTCAGGAGCCATCATGTTAAGGGAGGAAGCGACTGTTCTCACCGGGATGCTGATAGGACTGAGCGCCATAGACTTCAG CTTCTGCCTAAAGGGTGAAGTGCTGGACGGGAAGACCCCCGTGGTCATCGATTACACGCCCTACCTAAAGTTCACCCAGAG CTACGACTACCTGACTGATGAGGAGGAGCGGCACAGCGCAGAGAGCAGCACCAGCGAGGACAACTCGCCCGAGCACCCGTACCTGCCGCTCGTCACCGACGAGGACAGCTGGTACAACAAGTGGCACAAGATGGAACAGAAGTTCCGCATCGTCTATGCGCAGAAG GGCTACCTGGAGGAGCTGGTGCGTCTGCGCGAGTCGCAGCTGAAGGACCTGGAGGCGGAGAACCGACGGCTACAGCGGCAACTGGAGGAGGCGGCCGCACAGAACCAGCGCGAGAAGCGGGAGCTGGAAGGCGTGATCCTGGAGCTGCAGGAGCAGCT GACAGGTCTGATCCCTGGTGACCACGCTCCCGTGGTCCAGGGTTCCAAGGAACTCACCACATCCCTGGTCAACCAATGGTCGTCACTGGGAACGCTCAATGGGGCTGAGGGTGTCAGCAACCCCAAGCTCTACCGGAG ACACAGTTTCATGAGCACGGAGCCGCTATCAGTTGAAGCCAGTCTGAGCTCAGACTCCCAGCGCCTGGGAGAGGGCAAGCAGGACGAGGAGCCCTGGGGCCCCATCG GAAGCTCAGAACCAAATTAG